One region of Arvicola amphibius chromosome 3, mArvAmp1.2, whole genome shotgun sequence genomic DNA includes:
- the Higd1a gene encoding HIG1 domain family member 1A, mitochondrial — protein sequence MSTNTDLSLSSYDEGQGSKFIRKAKETPFVPIGMAGFAAIVAYGLYKLKNRGNTKMSIHLIHMRVAAQGFVVGAMTLGMGYSMYKEFWAKPKP from the exons ATGTCGACCAACACGGACCTTTCCCTTTCTTCGTATGATGAAGGTCAGGGGTCTAAGTTTATTCGGAAAGCTAAGGAGACACCATTTGTCCCCATTG GAATGGCAGGGTTTGCAGCAATTGTTGCCTACGGACTGTACAAACTGAAGAACAGGGGAAATACAAAGATGTCCATCCACTTGATCCACATGCGTGTGGCCGCCCAGGGCTTTGTTGTTGGAGCTATGACTCTTG GTATGGGTTATTCCATGTATAAGGAATTCTGGGCCAAGCCTAAGCCGTAG